GAGGTCGCCCAGGCCAACAAGGCGGTATCCGTGACCCCCTCCTTCGACGCGGCAGTCATCGCCAAGTGGACCGATGCCAGGAAATCCGTCCTCGCATCGCTTTCCGTCCTCAAGCCCGGATATGTCTCCGTATCCCTGGCAGACGACATGGGAGTACCCATCACCAAGGTGCCCCAGGCAGTCGAGGCCTTCCAGAGGATCGCCGACAAGTACAACGTCACCGTGGCAACCTACGGTCACGCCTCCGACGGTAACCTCCACACCAAGATGGTCCTCAAGCCTGACGACAAGGACGAGTGGGACCGCGGAATCGCAGCAGTCAACGAGATCTTCGACTTCTGCATCGAGATGGGCGGAACCGTCACCGGAGAGCACGGAGTCGGAATCTCTAAGGCCCTCAACTTCCAGCAGGAGAGGAAGACCGAGATCGACTGCATCAACGACCTCAAGCGTGCGTTCGATCCCAAGAACATCCTGAATCCCGGAAAGGCGTCCCAGTGGAGGGGCAGCCCTCTTCAGCACCTCAGGTATCCCTGCAAGGAATACATGTGAAACCGACGGGGGTCTTCCCCGTCATCTTTCATTTTTTACTTCTGGCTCATCCGTAATAGAAGTCCGGAAGCATGCCGGTCAGTCTCGAAAGGAACAGGACTCCGGCGATTGCTATGCACAGCACCCAAACGGAGGAGTTCCACCTCAATACCTTGGCTCCGTCGAGGATGCCTATGGGCAGGAGATTGAACAGTGCCAGCGATGCGTTCAGGATGAACAGCAGGTAGAAGAAGATGACAACCGGGCTGTGGTTGAACGCGATGCATCCCGCCAGGCCGATGAGCGAGAGGATGATGTTGACCACGGGTCCCGCCACGCTGATTTTCCCATCCTGTTCGTTGTCGACGAAGCCCTTGATGTAGACCACGCCGGGGGCTGCGATGAGGAATCCTACGAAACTCATCAGCAGGGTTAACAGGAGACCCATGGGGAACATCCTGTACTCGGACCACAGACCGAACTTCTGGGCCGTGAACTTGTGACCCAGTTCGTGGGCGACGAAGCTGAGCGCCACGATACCGATCATCATACCCAGCATGCCGACCGCCCAGAGGCTTCCGAGGTGTTCCTCGAAATAAGCGGAGAAGGAGGCATTGCGGAACATTATGAGGAAAGCCAGGGACAGAACCAGTACTGAGATGAGCAGGTCGCGCACCTCGATGGTGCTGAAACTGTAACCCTTCGGAGTAACGTCCCTGAGCCTATCGATATCCATGATACCTCGAATGATGATTGTTTATTTATG
The sequence above is a segment of the methanogenic archaeon ISO4-H5 genome. Coding sequences within it:
- a CDS encoding peptidase M50 family (6 TMHs), producing the protein MDIDRLRDVTPKGYSFSTIEVRDLLISVLVLSLAFLIMFRNASFSAYFEEHLGSLWAVGMLGMMIGIVALSFVAHELGHKFTAQKFGLWSEYRMFPMGLLLTLLMSFVGFLIAAPGVVYIKGFVDNEQDGKISVAGPVVNIILSLIGLAGCIAFNHSPVVIFFYLLFILNASLALFNLLPIGILDGAKVLRWNSSVWVLCIAIAGVLFLSRLTGMLPDFYYG